In Candidatus Methylacidiphilales bacterium, one DNA window encodes the following:
- a CDS encoding type IV pilus twitching motility protein PilT has protein sequence MDTRPYNDYVLDESVKAGWISDEQAQLVRQALGQMPHLSALDLMSEQGILPAERTATFLKLIADATGTHGTAPAPESTPVPAGTKVAVQTHGFHEPHDPGLDHGGADIQSFLRHAVEVEASDLHLGPDFPPLLRYNGQLVPIAPDAEPLSPALTERLARQFLTAEQQHQVEEGGAVDFCYEAPGLARFRTSVVRQRRGWESVFRVINSRVRTMAELGLPPVLYELIKYHNGLILVTGSVGSGKTTTMAAMINQINGERRDHIITLEDPIEYVFSSQGCQITQREVHTHTESFATALRASLREDPDVIMVGEMRDLETISLAITASETGHLVLATLHTSSAARTMQRLLDVFPVEQQAQIRTMVSESIRGVVCQQLVPRADGKGRVMAMEIMVNNPAVANLIREGNNHLLPGQIQIGKKQGMSLMDDSLLDLVQKKLITKEEAYQRSSNQKTMAASLAGV, from the coding sequence ATGGATACCCGACCCTACAACGACTACGTGCTGGATGAATCAGTCAAGGCCGGATGGATCAGCGACGAGCAGGCCCAGTTGGTGCGCCAAGCCCTGGGACAGATGCCCCACCTTTCCGCCCTCGATTTGATGAGTGAACAGGGAATTCTCCCCGCAGAACGGACGGCCACGTTCCTCAAACTCATCGCCGATGCCACCGGCACCCACGGCACCGCCCCGGCTCCTGAGTCGACCCCTGTTCCTGCCGGAACCAAGGTCGCGGTCCAGACACATGGCTTCCACGAACCCCATGATCCGGGCCTCGACCACGGCGGGGCCGACATCCAATCCTTCCTCCGCCACGCCGTCGAAGTGGAGGCCTCCGACCTCCACCTCGGACCCGACTTTCCTCCGCTCTTGCGCTACAACGGGCAACTGGTTCCCATCGCCCCCGATGCCGAGCCCCTGAGCCCGGCGCTAACCGAGCGCCTGGCCCGGCAATTTCTCACGGCGGAACAACAGCACCAGGTTGAAGAGGGGGGGGCGGTCGACTTCTGTTATGAAGCCCCCGGACTGGCCCGCTTCCGCACCAGTGTCGTCCGCCAGCGCCGCGGCTGGGAGTCTGTCTTCCGTGTCATCAACAGCCGTGTCCGCACCATGGCCGAACTCGGCCTGCCCCCGGTGCTCTACGAACTCATCAAATACCACAACGGGCTCATCCTCGTCACCGGTTCGGTCGGCAGCGGGAAGACGACCACGATGGCGGCCATGATCAACCAGATCAACGGTGAGCGCCGCGATCACATCATCACCCTGGAAGACCCGATCGAATACGTCTTCTCCTCCCAGGGTTGCCAGATCACCCAGCGCGAAGTGCACACCCACACCGAGTCCTTCGCCACCGCCCTGCGCGCCTCTTTGCGCGAAGACCCGGACGTCATCATGGTCGGGGAAATGCGCGATCTGGAAACCATCTCCCTCGCCATCACCGCGTCGGAAACCGGTCACTTGGTCCTGGCCACCCTGCACACCAGCAGCGCGGCGCGGACCATGCAACGCCTGCTCGATGTCTTCCCGGTCGAGCAACAGGCCCAGATCCGGACCATGGTGAGCGAATCCATCCGCGGAGTGGTCTGCCAGCAGCTCGTGCCGCGGGCCGATGGCAAGGGACGGGTCATGGCCATGGAAATCATGGTCAACAACCCGGCCGTGGCCAACCTCATCCGCGAGGGCAACAACCACCTCCTCCCCGGCCAGATCCAGATCGGCAAGAAGCAGGGCATGTCCCTCATGGACGATTCCCTGCTGGATCTGGTGCAGAAAAAGCTCATCACCAAGGAAGAGGCCTACCAGCGCTCCTCCAACCAGAAAACCATGGCGGCCTCGCTGGCCGGGGTCTGA
- a CDS encoding pilus assembly protein TadG-related protein: MNTPWKNRHPKRGGSTLLLSVFFILTLLMGGALTVDISLLALEAHSTQSACDAAALAGAVKLVVQKTGTTYANTAASELAARNEAIFISSQNGVTLDSSGITFPLPGRIRVQARVNSGLFLARVIGLTSTSISRSAAAEISSLRGLNRVGPLGLSLSDYQTYAMGQNLFTVTLARNTSDAFSSGHALALSFDGNASKPVSVFENELRNGYAEKILVGQTVNSLNGATAQQNALRDAMNARLSAKQYFLPVVIIPDKDPTVGTSTHVIQTIAMVRVRSVTTVTTMTTPSPGNNGNGKGQGAAGGGTSEDRTQLTLQFVPDYLISSDTFKITLGANGDTPLRTIRLVDESR, translated from the coding sequence ATGAACACCCCGTGGAAAAACCGGCATCCCAAGCGTGGGGGAAGCACGCTTCTGCTGTCCGTTTTTTTCATCCTAACCCTTCTCATGGGCGGGGCATTGACGGTGGACATTTCCCTTCTGGCTCTGGAAGCCCACTCCACACAGTCCGCCTGTGATGCCGCGGCCTTGGCCGGGGCGGTGAAACTGGTGGTGCAAAAGACAGGGACCACTTACGCCAACACCGCAGCATCCGAGTTGGCGGCCCGCAATGAGGCCATCTTTATCAGTTCCCAGAACGGGGTCACGCTCGACAGCAGCGGCATCACCTTCCCCCTCCCCGGGCGTATTCGCGTGCAAGCACGGGTCAATTCCGGCCTTTTCCTGGCCCGGGTCATCGGGCTGACCTCCACTTCGATCTCCCGCTCCGCCGCGGCAGAAATCTCCTCCCTGCGGGGACTCAACCGGGTCGGCCCGCTCGGCCTTTCCCTATCCGATTACCAAACCTACGCCATGGGGCAGAACCTTTTCACCGTGACCCTGGCCCGCAACACCTCCGACGCCTTCAGTTCGGGCCATGCTCTGGCACTGAGTTTCGACGGCAATGCCAGCAAGCCGGTTTCGGTCTTTGAGAACGAATTGCGCAATGGCTACGCGGAGAAAATACTCGTCGGCCAGACGGTCAATTCCCTCAACGGGGCCACCGCACAGCAAAACGCCCTTCGCGACGCCATGAATGCCCGCCTTTCCGCGAAGCAATACTTCCTACCCGTGGTCATCATTCCCGACAAAGACCCCACCGTGGGCACCTCCACCCATGTGATCCAAACCATCGCCATGGTCCGTGTGCGCAGTGTGACCACGGTCACCACCATGACAACCCCTTCTCCGGGCAACAACGGCAACGGCAAGGGTCAGGGGGCCGCAGGCGGCGGCACCAGCGAGGACAGGACCCAGCTGACACTCCAGTTTGTTCCCGATTATTTGATCAGCAGTGACACCTTCAAGATCACGCTCGGCGCCAATGGCGACACCCCCCTCAGGACCATAAGGCTTGTTGATGAATCCCGATAA
- a CDS encoding ABC transporter ATP-binding protein, with amino-acid sequence MSDYPATQALIELSGVRKIYRLGNQEVRALDGINLQIHSGDYAAIIGPSGSGKSTLMHLLGCLDTPTEGTVVIDGLDASRAGATRLARIRNEKIGFVFQTFNLLPKLNVEENVALPLVYAGVGATERRRKVRAALEAVGLADRIGHRPNELSGGQNQRVAIARALVNDPKLLLADEPTGALDSQTGEQVMQLFRELNARGNTVLLVTHDPDIARETNRRIHIRDGRIHDDESSTSSTGGGGSA; translated from the coding sequence ATGAGCGATTACCCGGCAACCCAAGCGCTCATTGAACTGAGCGGTGTGCGTAAGATCTACCGCTTGGGCAACCAGGAAGTGCGGGCCTTGGACGGGATCAATTTGCAAATCCACTCAGGGGATTATGCCGCCATCATCGGTCCTTCGGGCAGTGGCAAGTCGACCCTCATGCATCTGCTCGGCTGTCTGGACACGCCGACCGAGGGCACCGTGGTGATCGATGGCCTGGATGCCAGCCGGGCCGGCGCGACCCGTCTGGCCCGCATCCGCAATGAAAAAATCGGCTTCGTCTTCCAAACATTCAATCTGCTGCCGAAATTGAACGTCGAGGAGAATGTGGCCCTGCCCCTGGTCTATGCCGGGGTGGGGGCGACCGAGCGGCGGCGCAAGGTGCGGGCCGCCCTCGAGGCCGTCGGTCTGGCGGACCGCATCGGGCACCGTCCCAATGAACTTTCCGGTGGACAGAACCAGCGGGTGGCCATCGCCCGCGCCCTGGTCAACGACCCCAAACTCCTCCTGGCCGACGAGCCCACCGGGGCGCTGGATTCGCAGACCGGCGAGCAGGTCATGCAGTTGTTCCGGGAGCTGAATGCAAGGGGCAACACCGTTCTGTTGGTGACGCACGATCCGGACATTGCCCGGGAAACGAACCGGCGCATCCACATCCGCGATGGGCGTATCCATGACGACGAATCTTCCACCTCATCCACTGGCGGGGGCGGGAGTGCATGA
- a CDS encoding ABC transporter permease — translation MNVGRGLVEGVQEILSHKFRSLLTVSGVVLGVASLMAMFAVVEGMTAGMRFYLNKFGGVERVGIDRVEIPPEQESMKDLSRGRTYRDVEALRRQATLVAVVSPEKRLNRVITLSCGNRQTQVFGLRGVEDEYLQVDTWNEMAAGRFVADLDNEFRNRVIILGADHARDLFPQGGALGSKILVDGMDFIVVGLLRESPFRHINGRSFIPLSTMMDLFFGVKLVGGVDQGADPTLDQINIRVRDFRYFAPALEQMRTVLEATHRGVQDFGFQTREDWFDAIESQVLGARLSGGMVAGVCLMAGAVGITNIMLASIRERTREIGVRRAIGARPADIFVQITIEVFLLALLGGVLGVVAGWILVHVIKEIATTENAPLLRAGHVWASLLAGVAVGLLGGFIPAVRAARMNPIEALRYE, via the coding sequence ATGAATGTGGGTCGCGGCCTGGTTGAAGGGGTCCAGGAAATCCTTTCGCACAAGTTCCGTTCCCTCTTGACCGTCTCCGGCGTGGTGCTGGGAGTGGCCTCGCTCATGGCCATGTTCGCGGTGGTTGAAGGCATGACGGCGGGGATGCGTTTCTACCTGAACAAATTCGGCGGGGTCGAGCGGGTGGGCATCGACCGGGTGGAAATCCCGCCCGAGCAGGAATCGATGAAGGACCTGAGCCGGGGCCGGACCTACCGGGACGTGGAAGCCCTGCGCCGGCAGGCGACCCTGGTGGCGGTGGTTTCACCGGAAAAACGGCTCAACCGGGTGATCACCCTGTCGTGTGGAAATCGCCAGACGCAGGTTTTTGGATTGCGCGGGGTGGAGGATGAATACCTCCAGGTGGACACCTGGAATGAAATGGCCGCGGGCCGGTTTGTGGCCGATCTGGACAACGAATTCCGCAACCGGGTGATCATCCTGGGGGCGGACCATGCCCGTGATCTGTTTCCACAAGGCGGCGCCCTGGGCAGCAAAATCCTGGTGGATGGGATGGATTTTATCGTGGTCGGCCTGTTGCGGGAATCCCCCTTCCGCCACATCAACGGACGCTCTTTCATCCCGCTCTCCACCATGATGGATCTGTTTTTCGGGGTCAAACTGGTGGGGGGCGTGGACCAGGGCGCGGACCCCACGCTCGACCAGATCAACATCCGGGTGCGGGATTTCCGGTATTTCGCCCCCGCCCTCGAGCAGATGCGGACGGTGCTGGAGGCCACCCACCGTGGTGTGCAGGATTTCGGTTTCCAGACCCGGGAAGATTGGTTCGATGCCATCGAGTCGCAGGTCCTGGGGGCCCGCTTGAGCGGGGGGATGGTGGCCGGTGTCTGCCTGATGGCCGGGGCGGTCGGGATCACCAACATCATGCTGGCGAGCATCCGCGAGCGGACCCGGGAAATCGGGGTGCGGCGGGCCATCGGGGCCCGGCCGGCCGACATTTTTGTCCAGATCACCATCGAGGTTTTCCTCCTCGCGTTGTTGGGCGGGGTGCTCGGGGTGGTGGCGGGCTGGATCCTGGTGCATGTGATCAAGGAGATCGCCACCACGGAAAACGCCCCGCTGTTGCGGGCGGGCCATGTCTGGGCCAGCCTCCTGGCCGGAGTGGCCGTGGGCCTGCTCGGGGGCTTCATTCCAGCGGTGCGGGCGGCGCGCATGAATCCCATCGAGGCCCTGCGCTACGAATGA
- a CDS encoding TadE family protein, which translates to MEGSPCKQGHRASARSRRGQSTIEFALTVPLLVFIMLFCLEIGFFINGHVMVATAAREGARAAALGQDIPRVQSHIISIAGRLALSNSNIRIERSTDNGQTWSVMTPPVGTVQSGGASSYNAADSGDLIRVTIAVPYQQLTNFVPGLTGLPISKSVTMRREPT; encoded by the coding sequence ATGGAGGGTTCCCCATGCAAACAAGGCCACCGGGCATCTGCCCGTTCCCGCCGGGGACAATCCACCATTGAGTTTGCTTTGACGGTGCCTTTGCTGGTTTTCATCATGCTCTTTTGTTTGGAGATCGGGTTCTTCATCAACGGGCATGTCATGGTGGCCACGGCGGCCAGAGAGGGCGCCCGGGCGGCCGCTCTCGGGCAGGACATCCCGCGCGTCCAGAGCCATATCATCTCGATTGCCGGACGCCTGGCATTGTCCAATTCCAACATCCGCATCGAACGTTCCACTGATAACGGCCAAACGTGGAGCGTCATGACGCCCCCGGTGGGCACCGTCCAGTCCGGCGGGGCCAGCTCCTACAACGCAGCAGATTCCGGAGACCTGATACGCGTCACCATCGCTGTTCCCTATCAACAATTGACCAATTTCGTGCCGGGATTGACCGGCCTGCCCATCAGCAAGTCCGTGACCATGCGGCGCGAACCGACCTGA
- a CDS encoding CHASE4 domain-containing protein: protein MNPDKSPANESTAQSLPGQMARVPLATLNSNRFRWQTGLDLGIRLLLLALGFGGGCVLMLLVVHHHQTSQFLGVFQQQQQEEEIRLNAQIELTGQTLRNFVHDYSYWDEMVAFTLKPNPVWARENLDVTLDSFQLDAVWVMNPNCELVHSSVRENNLTLPLRRDELRACIAKGYFSHFFVWSPAGLMEIRVAPIQPSADSSRLSSPRGWLIGGRLWTAARMDELQKTSGLRLEITQPGAPFLAGDLSDSRIAFTSQLVNWEGQAIAEIQAQRFVPMLSGFARLASRTFWLTGAICFVLFSLLLAALHFSYNRPLQLLTAAALDPEVDVDLTRLLARSDEIGHLAAVVKSLREHHDRMAQEIRRREQAEYELKQAITEQDLFARELHDDILQTLYAMGMAIDAAERNKAVKPQEIRRLLSQIVPEINRAIAALRIAIAGLESRRTEPARLRQVLLRILDSTLGHCGVAVATQIDEAAISRLDRNQIFHLIRLIREVATNTAKHAKAGHFRLEIVPSADAIQIIAEDDGVGLPAHSAETGGSGLNNLMLRAEQMGARLAWETNQPSGLRVRIDIPTQPL, encoded by the coding sequence ATGAATCCCGATAAGAGTCCTGCGAACGAATCCACCGCGCAAAGCCTGCCGGGGCAGATGGCCAGAGTCCCGCTGGCCACGCTCAACTCAAACCGATTCCGGTGGCAAACCGGCCTGGATCTGGGCATCCGCCTGCTGCTCCTCGCCCTCGGATTCGGGGGCGGTTGTGTGCTCATGCTTTTGGTGGTCCATCATCACCAAACGAGCCAGTTTTTGGGCGTCTTTCAACAACAGCAGCAGGAGGAGGAAATCCGTCTGAATGCACAGATCGAGCTCACGGGACAAACCTTGCGAAATTTTGTCCACGACTACAGCTATTGGGACGAGATGGTGGCTTTCACCCTCAAACCCAATCCTGTCTGGGCCAGGGAGAATCTCGATGTCACGCTGGATTCCTTCCAGCTGGATGCGGTTTGGGTCATGAATCCCAACTGTGAGTTGGTTCACAGTTCGGTCCGCGAAAACAACCTGACCCTTCCCCTTCGAAGGGACGAACTGAGGGCCTGCATCGCCAAGGGTTATTTTTCCCATTTTTTCGTGTGGAGTCCCGCTGGCTTGATGGAGATTCGCGTGGCCCCCATCCAGCCCTCCGCGGACTCCAGCCGGCTGAGTTCACCACGTGGATGGCTGATCGGCGGCAGATTGTGGACTGCCGCCCGCATGGATGAGCTGCAAAAAACCTCCGGCCTGCGTCTGGAAATCACCCAGCCCGGGGCACCCTTCCTGGCCGGCGACCTTTCCGACTCCCGCATCGCCTTCACCTCCCAGCTGGTCAACTGGGAGGGCCAGGCCATAGCCGAAATCCAGGCTCAGCGGTTTGTTCCCATGCTCTCGGGCTTCGCCCGTCTGGCCAGCCGCACGTTCTGGCTCACCGGTGCCATTTGCTTTGTTCTTTTTTCCCTGCTGTTGGCGGCGCTTCATTTCAGCTACAATCGTCCCTTGCAGCTCCTCACGGCCGCCGCCCTGGATCCGGAAGTTGACGTCGATCTCACCCGCTTGCTGGCCCGCTCGGACGAAATCGGCCACCTTGCGGCCGTGGTCAAATCCCTGAGGGAACACCATGACAGAATGGCCCAGGAGATCAGGCGCCGGGAGCAGGCGGAATACGAATTGAAACAGGCGATTACCGAACAGGATCTTTTCGCCCGTGAACTCCACGACGACATCCTCCAGACACTCTACGCCATGGGGATGGCCATCGATGCGGCAGAGCGCAACAAAGCCGTCAAACCACAGGAAATCCGCCGCCTCCTCTCACAGATCGTTCCCGAAATCAACCGTGCCATAGCCGCCTTGCGCATCGCCATCGCCGGACTGGAGTCGCGTCGAACAGAACCCGCGCGACTGCGGCAGGTTTTGTTGCGCATTCTGGACAGCACGCTGGGTCACTGCGGCGTCGCCGTGGCGACCCAGATCGACGAAGCCGCAATCTCCCGCCTGGACCGCAACCAGATTTTCCATTTGATCCGTCTGATCCGAGAAGTGGCGACCAATACCGCCAAACACGCAAAGGCCGGGCATTTCCGTCTTGAAATCGTGCCGTCCGCGGATGCCATCCAGATCATCGCCGAAGATGACGGCGTTGGACTCCCGGCCCATTCCGCAGAAACAGGCGGCAGCGGCCTGAATAATCTCATGCTGCGGGCGGAACAAATGGGAGCCCGCCTGGCGTGGGAAACCAACCAGCCCAGCGGACTCCGGGTCCGCATCGATATCCCGACCCAACCCTTATGA
- a CDS encoding PilT/PilU family type 4a pilus ATPase, giving the protein MAHKIDPLFQVLVEQGGSDLHLSEGQPPKFRRHGEIQPIREGALTRAEMEELLSEICRPKAWEKFLKTGDLDFAYEMDAESRFRCNYHKHLNGMGAIFRLIPNRIKTIDELALPKVLEKFGDLRSGLVLVTGPTGSGKSTTLAAIIDYMNTKYSRHIITIEEPIEFVHPNKQSVITQREVPNETPSFAHGLKNALREDSDVVLVGEMRDLETISLALTAAETGLLVFGTLHTNNAQKTIDRVIDAFPADQQELIRTMLSTSLRGVVAQLLLKRKDGAGRIAINEILVANSAVAAIVREGNTFKLKDVIKSGRADGMQLMDDAVQYYYDQGLITGQEAYMKGIDKNRFLPYFEKEHGKGH; this is encoded by the coding sequence ATGGCGCACAAAATCGATCCGTTGTTCCAGGTCCTGGTCGAACAAGGGGGGTCCGACCTCCACCTTTCCGAAGGCCAGCCACCCAAGTTCCGCCGCCATGGGGAGATCCAACCCATCCGCGAAGGCGCCCTTACGCGGGCCGAGATGGAGGAACTCCTTTCCGAGATCTGCCGCCCGAAAGCCTGGGAAAAATTCCTCAAGACCGGCGACCTCGATTTCGCCTACGAAATGGACGCGGAATCCCGTTTCCGCTGCAACTACCACAAACACCTCAACGGCATGGGGGCGATCTTCCGGCTCATCCCCAACCGCATCAAAACCATCGACGAACTGGCCCTGCCCAAGGTTTTGGAAAAATTCGGGGATCTCCGCTCGGGATTGGTGCTGGTCACCGGCCCGACCGGCTCCGGGAAATCAACCACCCTGGCCGCGATCATCGATTACATGAATACGAAGTATTCACGGCACATCATCACCATCGAAGAGCCGATCGAGTTCGTGCACCCGAATAAACAGAGCGTCATCACCCAGCGCGAGGTGCCGAATGAGACCCCCTCCTTCGCCCACGGTCTCAAGAACGCCCTGCGCGAAGACTCGGACGTCGTCCTCGTCGGGGAAATGCGCGACCTGGAAACGATTTCGCTGGCCCTGACCGCGGCCGAAACCGGTCTGCTGGTATTCGGCACCCTCCACACCAACAACGCGCAGAAAACCATCGACCGCGTCATCGACGCCTTCCCCGCCGACCAGCAGGAACTGATCCGCACCATGCTCTCCACCTCCTTGCGGGGGGTGGTGGCCCAGTTGCTGCTCAAGCGCAAGGACGGGGCCGGCCGTATCGCCATCAACGAGATCCTGGTGGCCAACTCCGCCGTGGCGGCCATCGTGCGCGAGGGCAACACGTTTAAACTGAAGGACGTCATCAAGTCCGGCCGTGCCGATGGCATGCAGTTGATGGACGATGCGGTGCAGTATTACTACGACCAGGGACTGATCACCGGCCAGGAAGCCTACATGAAGGGCATCGATAAAAACCGCTTCCTGCCCTACTTCGAAAAAGAGCACGGCAAGGGGCATTAA
- a CDS encoding ABC transporter permease: protein MNEGVRDIAAHKFRSFLTILGVVFGVSSLMTMFAITAGMAASMRTNSLSSGEAQKLKVNPSAPPARQRDIAQRSPGITYRDVRALRGVSPWITWICPVASHNTWVSFGNKGLNGNIIGTEEGYLEMEKMSVQHGRFLSELDQANRARVAVLGSRFWSELFPGGPATAVGQTIKIQGVSFEVVGTFPEYLNREMERARAQGKMSVQEARRKSRAGGRGGSRGYDPYPWKNQVVIIPITTMQGIFKSAVAVQNEVGPDLKLDYFQVGLSDPVHKPVVAEQLRNVLRVTHRGIDDVEIETYEETVGDVEKSVRAARLSGGIIAGIGLVVGGLGICNIMLAGIVERIREIGVRLALGATPVDVFVQVLMEAFLLALVGGVLGVACGYGMVYLLDDVLRIPNEPIVEGAGVGLSFAFALATGIIAGLYPSFKAARLQPVQALKAD, encoded by the coding sequence ATGAACGAAGGCGTGCGCGACATCGCCGCGCACAAGTTCCGTTCTTTCCTGACCATCCTCGGGGTGGTTTTCGGGGTGTCTTCGCTCATGACCATGTTTGCCATCACCGCGGGCATGGCCGCCAGCATGAGGACCAACAGCCTGAGTTCGGGCGAGGCGCAAAAGCTGAAAGTGAACCCCTCGGCCCCACCGGCCCGCCAGCGCGACATCGCGCAACGCAGCCCGGGTATCACATACCGGGATGTGAGGGCCCTGCGAGGCGTGTCACCCTGGATCACCTGGATCTGTCCGGTGGCCAGCCACAACACCTGGGTGTCCTTTGGCAACAAGGGGCTGAACGGGAACATCATCGGCACCGAGGAGGGCTACCTGGAAATGGAAAAAATGTCGGTCCAGCATGGACGGTTCCTGAGCGAACTCGACCAGGCCAACCGCGCGCGGGTGGCCGTTCTGGGAAGCCGGTTCTGGTCCGAACTTTTCCCCGGTGGACCGGCCACTGCCGTCGGGCAAACCATCAAAATCCAGGGCGTATCCTTCGAGGTTGTGGGGACGTTTCCGGAATACCTCAACCGCGAGATGGAACGGGCCCGGGCCCAGGGCAAAATGAGTGTGCAGGAGGCCCGGCGCAAGAGCCGCGCGGGGGGGCGGGGCGGCAGCCGGGGTTACGACCCCTATCCTTGGAAAAACCAAGTGGTGATCATCCCCATCACCACCATGCAGGGGATTTTCAAATCGGCGGTCGCGGTGCAAAACGAGGTCGGGCCGGACCTGAAGCTCGATTACTTCCAGGTCGGCCTGAGCGACCCGGTTCACAAGCCCGTGGTGGCCGAGCAATTGCGCAATGTCCTGCGGGTCACCCACCGGGGCATTGACGATGTGGAGATCGAGACTTATGAAGAAACCGTGGGCGATGTGGAAAAATCCGTGCGGGCCGCCCGGTTGAGCGGGGGAATCATCGCGGGGATCGGCCTGGTAGTGGGCGGCCTTGGCATCTGCAACATCATGCTGGCCGGGATCGTCGAGCGCATCCGGGAGATCGGGGTGCGCCTGGCCCTGGGAGCCACGCCCGTGGATGTGTTTGTCCAAGTCCTGATGGAGGCCTTCCTCCTTGCTCTGGTCGGGGGGGTGCTGGGCGTGGCCTGCGGTTATGGAATGGTCTACCTTCTGGACGATGTCCTGCGCATCCCGAACGAGCCGATTGTGGAAGGGGCCGGAGTGGGATTAAGTTTTGCATTCGCCCTCGCCACCGGTATCATCGCCGGACTTTACCCTTCGTTCAAAGCCGCCCGCCTCCAGCCCGTGCAAGCCCTCAAAGCCGACTGA